The following proteins are co-located in the Pseudomonas synxantha genome:
- a CDS encoding non-ribosomal peptide synthetase, with the protein MNAEDSLKLARRFIGLPLEKRQLFLQALQKEGVEFSRFPIPAGVEVQDRQALSYAQQRMWFLWQLDPASGAYNLPGAVRLIGALNLTAMEQAFASLVARHETLRTVFQRQADERLVQVAIEPSLAVEQLDVSALPAAEREQAVNDAANRQSLLPFDLEHGPLLRVQLLKLDDQEHVLLLTLHHIVSDGWSMNVLIDEFIRCYDAHERNETPQLPELPIQYSDYALWQRRWLEAGEQARQLEYWQARLGNEHPVLELPTDHPRPAMPSYQGTRHNFAIDPALAAQLRSCAQKHNVTLFMLLLGAFNVLLHRYTGQGDIRVGVPIANRNRSEVEGLIGFFVNTQVLRTELNGQTPVDQLLATIKEAALGAQAHQDLPFERLVEALNIERSLSHTPLFQVMYNHQPQVADISTVSTASGLELSLVQRQGRTTQFDLTLDTYEQSGTLHAALTYADDLFEPATIERMARHWLRLLQGMVADSRQAIGDLPLLDEDEYQRIVHDWNPRHDSFPQAQCIHQRIAEQARQTPQALAVTFGVCELTYAQLDRQANQLAHLLVKHGVGPEVRVGVAMARSEALLVALLAVLKAGGAYVPLDPDYPAERVAYMLEDSRALLLLTEQAVAQTLPTVPGTQVMLLDDLATLLAPWPAIEPVTVVTADNLAYVIYTSGSTGKPKGVAIAHRNVIALIDWSQRVYSREDVQGVLASTSVCFDLSVWELFVTLAAGGSLIIARNALQLPDLPARDRVRLINTVPSAIAALERTGQIPPSVCIINLAGEPLKQTLVEALYQQPGVEHVYDLYGPSEDTTYSTYTRRTAGGRPNIGRPVSHTASYLLDARLQAVPQGVCAELYLAGAGITRGYLGRAALTAERYVPNPFSTQGERLYRTGDLVRYQDGGVLEYQGRIDHQVKVRGFRIELGEIEAQLLRQPGIRELAVLAQDSPVGQQLVAYLVPAEASLQGDAKAQDALRETLKAALKQVLPAYMVPNHLLFLERLPLTPNGKLDRKALPAIDSSPSARLHVGPQSDTEKALAAIWQTVLGVERVGLDDNFFELGGDSIVSMQVVSRARQADINLSPKDVFQHQTLRSLAQVASLRLHTTIDQGAAQGRAILSPVQHWFFAQDIPQRQHWNQSLLLIPREPIVAAFLDAALQQLVNHHDGLRLRYQANAEGWQQHYSEPVGESVLWQRQVDSHEALAELCDEAQRSLNLQDGPLLRALLVQMPDHSQRLLLVIHHLVVDGVSWRILLDDLQQLYAGLREGAAPALAGKTTAYQAWTARLQDAVPRFLPQLEGWQAQLGQASTADLPCDNPQGALHQYLEEKVSCTLDAETTRQLLTLAPAAYRTQVNDLLLTALARVVCRWSGQASTLIQLEGHGREDLFDGVDLTRTVGWFTSLFPVNLTPAHALSDSIKTLKEQLHAVPDKGVGYGVLRYLAPPSVVATLAALPQPRITFNYLGQFDRQFDEGALFVPSTEGNGRAQDPLAPLANWLTVEGQVYGGELSLQWGFSREMFSCATIQQLADDYAGELKAVIAHCCGLEAGQATPSDFPLAGISQSQLDALAQIGAEAEDLYPLSPMQQGMLFHSLYEQDAGDYINQMRVNVQGLDVARFRAAWQATVDAQDILRTGFIWPGDWPQAQQMVHRQVQLPFSVLDWRYHEAVPATLDALAQAQSQQPFDLARPPLLRLVLVQLTDSDWHLIYTHHHILMDGWSNSQLLGEVLQRYSGQNPPAAVGRYRDYIAWLQEQDSAASEAFWKAQLLPLEQPTRLAQAQVPALSGPAYGEHYCVVDATQTRRLHEFARQQKVTLNTLVQAAWLLLLQRYSAQATVAFGATVAGRPAHLPGVEQQIGLFINTLPVVATPQAEQSLGSWLQSVQALNLSLREHEHAPLYEIQRWAGRGGEALFDTILVFENYPVSEVLQRGAPDGLHFEALHTHEQTSYPLTLTVNLGDTLTLHYSYAHGHFSTAAVQRLGTHLSNLLQHMLDAAELPLAELSLLDAQEHQSLVHDWSSATLDYPSEQRVHQLFEAQVAQQPSAPALLFEDRQLSYAELNARANRLARHLVRLGVGPDVLVGIAVERGLDMIIGLLAVLKAGGAYVPLDPEYPQDRLLCMIEDSGTRLMLTQSNLRERLAIPAYVDHLCLDQDQAWVDLDASNLSNRAHAQNLAYVMFTSGSTGRPKGVGINQLSLTRHAYVALDFFNLKGDDRILQFSTFNFDGFVEQLYPALICGASVVLRGTEIWDTETFYRELIKHQISVVDLTTAYWNLLAKDFATAGPRDYGRLKQVHAGGEAMPPEGLAAWAEAGLGHVKLLNTYGPTEATVTVTALNCTDYVTGARPTPLTMPIGKVLAGRSIYLLDDSGAPAPIGVVGELVIGGELLARGYFNRPDLTAERFMPDPFSQNGGRLYRTGDLARYNASGVIEYVGRIDHQVKIRGFRIELGEIEARLLEQEQVRDAIVLAQPAAVGLQLVAYVVPHATALSQAELRQSIKAALAAVLPDYMVPGLLMFLDVLPLSPNGKLDRKALPKPDASQQQNHYVAPRTALEIQVAGVWQSVLELEQVGLDDHFFELGGHSLLATQVVARLKALLSCSLSLRDLFGAPRLADFVAIVAARSGRDESQVQIPLVAQGDKSSVILSLAQRRLWVVEQLSDASGAYGMPLAVRLRGELSLPLLIDSLAQVVARHETLRTAYVSDEEGDPLAIIAAHADVDLPMVDLSSLDPAEQERRIAVAVEANTRQPISLLQAPLLRGQVLKLGPTEHVLLYSTHHIISDGWSMAVLVNELVGIYARAKAGVLEPLPPLPIQYSDYALWQQQLQETGVLAAQARYWEQALAGHSGVLQLPTDKVRPQAPTYEGRDLAFTLPTALHDGLKALSAKAGVTLYSTMLAAFQVMLHRLSGCDDVLVGADVAGRQQPELEGLIGFFVNILPLRSSFAAQQPFNTFLANTQGTALDAFEHQDLPFDMIVEASSRPRQRGFNPLVQVLFVMNNLPVQGGQIDGIDVQVLPTRGGYSKFDMALFIDEDAGHLHGTWQYASDLFEQQRIESFVNAWTGILEQIVCDPNIRLGDITMPTNTLEQPITPVPPAIKADKLGKFLKKSQSRTDKPAGALVRETLLVPEQDFPLLMEPTDPGLDLVAWIKENRALVEAKLARHAGILFRGFALRDIHDFEAFAEAVQPGLYGQYGDLPKKEGGKNTYRSTPYPEKKMILFHNESSHQDRWPRKQLFFCEQPSPVGGATPVVDCRQMYLKLPVAIRERFEDKGLLYVRTFADKLDVSWQHFFKTDVRADVEARCRAAGIEWTWLDNDELQIRTPCPAIIRHPVTGEKTFFNQVQLHHIFCLDPDVREDLLALFGEQRMPRHVYYGDGSPIEDEVMALVGELYEACAVRFDWQKGDVILLDNMLAAHARDPFEGPRKIVVAMGEMIERSALQAAHSETAKEEAGA; encoded by the coding sequence ATGAATGCTGAAGACTCCTTGAAACTTGCTCGCCGGTTTATCGGGCTGCCTCTGGAAAAACGCCAGCTGTTCCTGCAAGCCTTGCAGAAAGAAGGCGTGGAGTTTTCCCGGTTTCCGATTCCGGCAGGGGTAGAGGTGCAGGACCGCCAGGCGCTGTCCTACGCACAGCAGCGCATGTGGTTTCTGTGGCAATTGGACCCGGCCAGCGGCGCCTACAATCTGCCCGGCGCGGTGCGCTTGATCGGCGCGCTGAACCTGACAGCGATGGAACAAGCGTTCGCCAGCCTGGTGGCGCGTCACGAAACCCTGCGCACCGTGTTCCAGCGCCAGGCCGATGAGCGTCTGGTGCAGGTGGCGATAGAGCCGTCGCTTGCGGTCGAGCAACTGGACGTCAGCGCCTTGCCCGCCGCCGAGCGCGAGCAGGCCGTCAACGATGCCGCTAACCGCCAATCCTTGTTGCCATTTGACTTGGAACACGGCCCGCTGCTGCGCGTGCAATTACTCAAACTCGACGATCAGGAACACGTGCTGCTGCTGACGCTGCACCACATCGTCTCCGACGGTTGGTCGATGAATGTGCTGATCGACGAGTTCATTCGTTGCTATGACGCCCATGAGCGCAACGAAACGCCGCAACTGCCCGAGCTGCCGATCCAGTACAGCGACTACGCGCTGTGGCAGCGACGCTGGCTGGAAGCGGGCGAGCAGGCGCGCCAGTTGGAATACTGGCAGGCGCGCCTGGGCAATGAGCATCCGGTACTGGAGCTGCCCACCGATCATCCGCGCCCGGCGATGCCCAGCTACCAGGGCACGCGGCATAACTTCGCGATTGATCCGGCGCTGGCTGCGCAACTGCGCAGTTGCGCGCAAAAACACAACGTCACCCTGTTCATGCTGCTGCTGGGTGCCTTTAATGTGCTGCTGCATCGTTACACCGGCCAGGGCGATATCCGCGTCGGCGTGCCGATTGCCAACCGTAACCGCAGTGAAGTCGAGGGTTTGATTGGTTTCTTCGTCAACACCCAGGTACTGCGCACTGAATTGAACGGGCAAACCCCTGTCGACCAACTGCTCGCCACCATCAAGGAAGCGGCCCTCGGTGCCCAGGCGCATCAGGATCTGCCCTTCGAACGGCTGGTTGAAGCGCTGAATATCGAGCGCAGCTTGAGCCACACCCCGCTGTTCCAGGTGATGTACAACCACCAGCCTCAGGTGGCGGATATTTCCACGGTCAGCACCGCATCGGGCCTGGAACTGAGCCTGGTGCAGCGTCAAGGCCGCACCACGCAATTTGACCTGACACTGGATACCTATGAGCAGTCCGGCACCCTGCATGCCGCGCTGACCTACGCCGATGACCTGTTCGAGCCTGCCACCATCGAGCGTATGGCGCGCCACTGGTTGCGGCTGTTACAGGGCATGGTGGCCGACTCCCGACAGGCCATTGGCGATTTGCCGTTGCTGGACGAGGACGAATACCAGCGCATCGTGCATGACTGGAACCCCCGCCACGACAGCTTCCCCCAGGCGCAGTGCATCCACCAGCGCATTGCCGAGCAGGCGCGGCAAACCCCGCAGGCGCTGGCGGTGACCTTCGGCGTGTGTGAGTTGACCTATGCGCAACTGGATCGGCAGGCCAATCAACTGGCGCATCTTCTGGTCAAGCATGGCGTGGGGCCGGAAGTACGCGTCGGCGTAGCGATGGCCCGTTCCGAGGCATTGCTGGTGGCGTTGCTGGCGGTGCTCAAGGCCGGTGGTGCGTATGTACCGCTCGACCCGGACTACCCGGCCGAGCGTGTGGCCTACATGCTCGAAGACAGCCGTGCCTTGTTGCTGCTGACCGAGCAGGCCGTGGCGCAAACCCTGCCGACGGTCCCCGGTACACAAGTGATGTTGCTCGATGACCTGGCAACGCTGCTGGCGCCCTGGCCTGCGATCGAGCCGGTCACGGTGGTGACTGCGGATAACCTGGCCTACGTGATCTACACCTCTGGCTCCACCGGCAAACCAAAGGGTGTGGCGATTGCCCATCGTAACGTAATTGCGCTGATCGACTGGTCGCAACGGGTCTACAGCCGTGAAGATGTGCAGGGCGTGCTGGCCTCGACGTCGGTGTGTTTCGATCTCTCGGTGTGGGAACTGTTTGTGACCCTGGCCGCCGGTGGCTCGCTGATCATTGCCCGTAATGCCCTGCAATTGCCGGATCTGCCGGCCCGGGATCGGGTGCGCTTGATCAATACCGTGCCATCGGCGATTGCTGCGCTTGAGCGCACGGGGCAGATTCCTCCCAGCGTGTGCATCATCAACCTGGCCGGCGAACCGCTGAAACAGACGTTGGTGGAGGCTCTCTATCAACAGCCTGGTGTCGAGCATGTCTACGACCTTTACGGGCCCTCTGAAGACACCACCTATTCCACTTATACCCGGCGTACCGCCGGTGGTCGCCCGAACATTGGCCGGCCAGTCAGCCATACCGCGAGCTACCTGCTCGATGCCCGGCTACAGGCCGTGCCCCAAGGTGTCTGCGCCGAACTCTACCTGGCAGGGGCGGGGATTACCCGTGGTTACCTCGGGCGCGCCGCCCTGACCGCCGAGCGCTATGTGCCCAACCCGTTCTCCACGCAGGGCGAACGTCTGTACCGCACCGGCGATCTGGTGCGCTACCAGGACGGCGGCGTGCTTGAGTACCAAGGCCGTATCGATCATCAGGTCAAGGTGCGCGGTTTTCGTATTGAACTGGGCGAAATCGAGGCTCAGCTGTTGCGTCAGCCTGGGATACGCGAATTGGCAGTACTGGCCCAGGACAGCCCGGTCGGCCAGCAGCTGGTGGCGTACCTGGTGCCTGCCGAGGCGAGTTTGCAGGGGGATGCCAAGGCTCAGGATGCCTTGCGCGAAACCCTCAAGGCTGCCCTCAAGCAGGTGCTGCCGGCTTACATGGTACCCAACCATTTGCTGTTCCTGGAGCGCTTGCCACTGACCCCCAATGGCAAGCTCGACCGCAAGGCCCTGCCAGCCATCGACAGCTCACCATCGGCCCGGCTGCACGTCGGACCGCAAAGCGACACGGAGAAAGCCCTCGCGGCCATCTGGCAAACGGTGCTCGGGGTCGAGCGGGTGGGGCTGGACGATAACTTCTTCGAACTGGGCGGCGACTCCATCGTGTCCATGCAGGTGGTCAGCCGGGCACGCCAGGCCGACATCAACCTCAGCCCCAAGGATGTGTTCCAGCACCAGACCCTGCGTAGCCTGGCGCAAGTCGCAAGCCTGCGCCTGCATACCACGATCGACCAGGGTGCTGCCCAGGGCCGGGCGATCCTCAGCCCGGTGCAGCACTGGTTCTTCGCCCAGGACATCCCCCAGCGCCAGCACTGGAACCAGTCGTTGTTGCTGATACCACGCGAGCCAATCGTGGCGGCGTTCCTGGACGCCGCGTTGCAGCAACTGGTCAACCACCATGACGGCTTGCGCCTACGTTACCAGGCGAACGCTGAGGGGTGGCAACAGCACTACAGCGAGCCTGTGGGTGAATCCGTGCTGTGGCAGCGCCAGGTAGACAGTCACGAAGCCCTGGCTGAGCTGTGTGATGAGGCCCAGCGCAGCCTCAACCTGCAAGACGGCCCGTTGTTGCGCGCACTGTTGGTGCAGATGCCCGATCACAGCCAGCGCTTGCTGTTGGTGATCCATCACCTGGTGGTGGACGGGGTGTCCTGGCGCATCCTGCTGGACGATTTGCAACAGTTGTACGCCGGCTTGCGCGAGGGGGCAGCGCCAGCACTGGCGGGCAAGACCACCGCCTATCAAGCCTGGACGGCCCGGCTGCAAGACGCCGTTCCACGCTTCCTGCCTCAGCTGGAAGGCTGGCAAGCGCAGCTTGGGCAGGCGTCGACCGCGGATTTGCCCTGCGATAACCCCCAGGGTGCCTTGCATCAATACTTGGAGGAAAAGGTCAGTTGCACCCTGGATGCCGAGACCACTCGCCAACTCTTGACCCTCGCGCCGGCCGCCTATCGCACCCAGGTCAACGACCTGCTGCTTACCGCACTGGCGCGTGTGGTGTGCCGCTGGAGCGGGCAGGCCAGCACGTTGATTCAGTTGGAAGGCCATGGGCGTGAAGACCTGTTTGACGGCGTGGACCTGACCCGCACCGTCGGCTGGTTCACCAGTCTGTTTCCCGTCAACCTCACTCCGGCACACGCGCTGTCAGACTCGATCAAGACGCTCAAGGAACAACTGCATGCGGTGCCGGACAAAGGCGTTGGCTACGGCGTGTTGCGCTACCTGGCCCCGCCATCCGTGGTCGCGACCCTGGCGGCGCTGCCCCAGCCGCGCATCACGTTCAACTACCTTGGGCAGTTCGACCGCCAGTTCGACGAAGGCGCGCTGTTCGTGCCTTCCACCGAAGGCAACGGTCGGGCCCAGGACCCGCTTGCGCCGCTGGCCAACTGGCTGACGGTCGAGGGGCAGGTTTACGGCGGCGAACTGTCCCTGCAATGGGGGTTCAGCCGTGAGATGTTTTCGTGCGCGACGATCCAGCAACTGGCTGACGACTATGCTGGCGAACTCAAGGCGGTGATTGCCCATTGCTGCGGGCTTGAAGCCGGGCAGGCGACGCCGTCGGATTTCCCCTTGGCCGGCATCAGCCAGTCCCAGCTGGATGCGCTGGCGCAGATAGGCGCCGAGGCCGAAGACCTGTACCCCTTGTCGCCGATGCAGCAGGGCATGCTGTTTCACAGCCTTTACGAGCAGGACGCCGGCGATTACATCAACCAGATGCGCGTCAATGTGCAGGGGCTGGACGTCGCACGTTTTCGTGCCGCCTGGCAGGCCACGGTCGACGCCCAGGACATCCTGCGTACCGGCTTCATCTGGCCTGGCGACTGGCCGCAGGCCCAGCAAATGGTACATCGCCAGGTGCAGTTGCCGTTCAGCGTGCTCGACTGGCGCTACCATGAGGCGGTGCCGGCGACCCTTGATGCCCTGGCCCAGGCGCAATCGCAGCAACCTTTCGACCTGGCCCGGCCACCGCTGTTGCGCCTGGTTCTGGTGCAACTGACGGACAGCGACTGGCATCTGATTTACACCCATCACCACATCCTGATGGACGGGTGGAGCAACTCACAGTTGCTCGGCGAAGTGTTGCAGCGCTACAGCGGCCAGAACCCGCCGGCCGCAGTGGGCCGCTATCGCGATTACATTGCCTGGCTGCAAGAGCAGGACAGTGCCGCCAGCGAAGCATTCTGGAAGGCCCAGCTATTGCCCCTGGAACAGCCGACCCGCCTGGCCCAGGCGCAGGTACCGGCCCTGTCGGGGCCGGCCTATGGCGAACACTATTGCGTGGTGGACGCCACGCAGACCCGGCGGCTGCATGAATTTGCCCGTCAGCAGAAAGTCACGCTCAACACTTTGGTACAAGCCGCCTGGCTGTTGCTGCTGCAACGCTACAGCGCTCAGGCCACGGTGGCGTTTGGTGCCACGGTAGCGGGGCGCCCGGCGCATTTGCCCGGGGTCGAGCAACAGATTGGCCTGTTCATCAACACCCTGCCGGTGGTGGCGACCCCGCAGGCCGAGCAAAGCCTCGGCAGTTGGCTGCAAAGCGTACAGGCGTTGAACCTGAGCCTGCGCGAACACGAACACGCACCGCTTTACGAGATCCAGCGTTGGGCCGGTCGCGGTGGCGAGGCACTGTTCGACACTATCCTGGTCTTCGAAAACTATCCGGTCTCTGAAGTGCTGCAACGCGGCGCCCCCGACGGCCTGCACTTCGAGGCCTTGCACACCCATGAGCAGACCAGTTATCCGCTGACCCTGACGGTCAATCTGGGCGACACCCTGACCTTGCATTACAGCTATGCCCATGGGCACTTTTCAACGGCGGCGGTGCAGCGTCTTGGTACGCACTTGAGCAACCTGCTCCAGCATATGCTCGATGCAGCCGAGCTACCGTTGGCGGAACTCAGCCTGCTGGACGCCCAGGAGCACCAGTCGCTGGTGCATGACTGGAGCAGCGCCACTCTCGACTACCCCAGTGAGCAGCGGGTTCATCAACTGTTCGAAGCCCAGGTGGCGCAGCAACCTTCAGCACCGGCCTTGCTCTTCGAAGACCGTCAGTTGAGCTACGCCGAACTCAACGCCCGGGCCAACCGCCTGGCCCGGCATCTGGTGCGCCTGGGCGTCGGCCCCGACGTGCTGGTGGGGATCGCCGTGGAGCGCGGCCTGGACATGATCATCGGCCTGCTGGCGGTGCTCAAGGCCGGCGGCGCCTACGTGCCCCTGGACCCGGAATACCCCCAGGACCGCCTGCTGTGCATGATCGAAGACAGCGGCACCCGGCTGATGCTGACCCAGAGTAACTTACGTGAACGCCTGGCGATTCCCGCCTATGTCGACCACTTGTGCCTGGACCAGGACCAGGCCTGGGTCGACCTGGACGCCAGCAACCTGAGCAACCGCGCCCATGCCCAGAACCTGGCGTATGTGATGTTCACTTCGGGCTCCACCGGCCGGCCCAAAGGCGTGGGCATCAACCAGCTGTCGCTGACTCGCCATGCCTATGTGGCGCTGGATTTTTTCAACCTCAAGGGCGATGACCGCATCCTGCAGTTTTCCACCTTCAACTTCGACGGCTTCGTCGAGCAGTTGTACCCGGCGCTGATCTGCGGCGCCTCGGTGGTGCTGCGCGGCACCGAGATCTGGGACACCGAGACCTTCTACCGCGAACTGATCAAGCACCAGATCAGTGTGGTCGACCTCACCACCGCCTATTGGAACCTGCTGGCCAAGGATTTCGCCACGGCCGGTCCGCGCGATTATGGGCGCCTCAAGCAAGTCCACGCCGGCGGTGAAGCCATGCCGCCCGAAGGCCTTGCCGCGTGGGCCGAGGCCGGCCTTGGGCACGTCAAGCTGCTCAATACCTATGGCCCCACCGAAGCCACGGTGACGGTCACCGCCCTCAACTGCACCGACTACGTGACCGGCGCCCGCCCCACACCCTTGACCATGCCCATCGGCAAGGTCCTGGCCGGTCGCAGCATCTACCTGCTGGATGACAGCGGTGCCCCGGCACCGATCGGCGTGGTGGGTGAACTGGTGATCGGCGGCGAGTTGTTGGCCCGTGGTTATTTCAACCGCCCGGACCTGACCGCCGAACGCTTCATGCCCGATCCGTTCAGCCAGAATGGCGGGCGTTTGTACCGTACTGGCGACCTGGCGCGTTACAACGCCTCGGGTGTGATCGAATATGTCGGGCGGATCGACCATCAGGTGAAAATCCGCGGTTTCCGTATCGAACTGGGGGAAATCGAGGCCCGGTTGCTGGAGCAGGAGCAGGTGCGAGACGCCATCGTTCTCGCGCAGCCGGCGGCCGTTGGCTTGCAGCTGGTGGCTTACGTGGTGCCTCACGCCACGGCACTATCGCAAGCGGAGTTGCGCCAGTCGATCAAGGCGGCCTTGGCGGCGGTGCTGCCGGACTATATGGTGCCGGGCTTGCTGATGTTCCTCGATGTGCTGCCCTTGAGCCCCAATGGCAAGCTGGACCGCAAGGCCCTGCCAAAACCGGATGCCAGCCAACAGCAAAACCACTACGTGGCACCGCGCACGGCGTTGGAAATCCAGGTCGCGGGTGTCTGGCAAAGCGTGCTGGAGCTGGAACAGGTCGGGCTGGACGATCACTTTTTCGAGTTGGGTGGGCACTCGCTGCTGGCCACCCAAGTGGTTGCACGCTTGAAGGCGTTGCTGTCCTGCAGCCTGAGCCTGCGCGATCTGTTCGGCGCACCGCGCCTGGCCGACTTTGTGGCCATAGTGGCTGCCCGGAGCGGGCGGGATGAGTCGCAGGTGCAGATCCCGCTGGTGGCCCAGGGTGATAAATCCAGTGTGATCCTGTCCCTGGCGCAACGCCGTCTATGGGTGGTCGAGCAGCTTTCGGATGCGAGTGGCGCCTATGGCATGCCGCTGGCCGTGCGCTTGCGCGGCGAACTGTCATTGCCGCTGCTGATTGACAGCCTGGCGCAAGTGGTTGCCCGTCACGAAACCCTGCGCACGGCCTACGTCAGCGACGAGGAGGGTGACCCGCTGGCAATCATCGCCGCGCACGCGGATGTCGACTTGCCGATGGTGGACCTGTCGTCCCTGGATCCGGCCGAACAAGAGCGCCGGATCGCGGTTGCCGTTGAAGCCAATACCCGCCAGCCCATCAGCCTGTTGCAGGCGCCGTTGTTGCGCGGGCAAGTGCTCAAGCTGGGCCCCACTGAACACGTATTGCTGTATTCGACGCACCACATCATCTCCGATGGCTGGTCGATGGCCGTGCTGGTCAATGAACTGGTGGGCATTTATGCGCGCGCCAAGGCCGGTGTGCTTGAGCCGCTGCCGCCCTTGCCGATCCAGTATTCCGATTACGCCCTGTGGCAACAGCAGCTGCAAGAAACCGGCGTACTGGCCGCCCAGGCGCGCTACTGGGAGCAGGCGCTGGCCGGTCACAGCGGTGTTTTGCAACTGCCCACCGATAAAGTTCGACCCCAGGCACCCACCTACGAAGGCCGGGACCTGGCCTTTACGCTGCCCACCGCCCTGCATGACGGTTTGAAGGCACTCTCGGCCAAAGCCGGCGTCACCCTCTACAGCACCATGCTGGCAGCGTTCCAGGTCATGCTGCACCGGCTCAGCGGTTGCGACGACGTGCTGGTCGGTGCCGACGTTGCCGGGCGCCAGCAGCCCGAGCTGGAAGGCCTGATCGGTTTCTTCGTGAACATTCTGCCGTTGCGTTCCAGCTTTGCGGCGCAACAACCGTTCAACACTTTCCTGGCCAACACCCAGGGCACTGCGCTGGATGCCTTCGAACATCAAGACCTGCCGTTCGACATGATCGTCGAAGCCTCGTCGCGTCCGCGCCAGCGGGGTTTCAACCCACTGGTACAGGTGCTGTTCGTCATGAACAACCTGCCCGTGCAGGGCGGCCAGATCGACGGTATAGACGTGCAGGTGCTGCCGACCCGTGGCGGTTATTCCAAGTTCGATATGGCCCTGTTCATCGATGAAGATGCCGGCCATCTGCACGGGACCTGGCAGTACGCCAGTGACCTGTTTGAACAACAACGCATTGAGTCATTCGTCAACGCCTGGACAGGAATTCTTGAGCAGATTGTGTGTGATCCGAACATTCGATTAGGGGACATCACCATGCCTACCAATACCCTGGAGCAACCCATCACGCCCGTACCGCCAGCCATCAAGGCCGACAAGCTGGGCAAGTTCCTGAAAAAGTCGCAAAGCCGCACCGACAAGCCTGCCGGCGCACTGGTGCGTGAAACGCTGCTGGTCCCGGAGCAGGACTTCCCCTTGCTGATGGAACCTACCGATCCGGGCCTGGACCTGGTGGCCTGGATCAAGGAAAACCGGGCGTTGGTGGAAGCCAAACTGGCTCGTCATGCGGGGATTCTGTTTCGCGGCTTTGCCCTGCGCGACATTCATGACTTCGAAGCGTTTGCCGAAGCCGTACAACCGGGGTTGTACGGCCAATACGGCGACTTGCCGAAAAAGGAGGGCGGCAAGAACACCTACCGTTCAACGCCGTACCCTGAAAAGAAAATGATCCTGTTCCATAACGAAAGCTCCCATCAGGACCGCTGGCCGCGCAAGCAGCTGTTCTTCTGCGAGCAACCCTCGCCTGTGGGCGGCGCCACTCCGGTGGTGGATTGCCGGCAGATGTACCTCAAGCTGCCGGTGGCGATTCGCGAGCGCTTCGAAGACAAGGGCTTGCTGTACGTACGCACCTTTGCCGACAAGCTGGACGTTTCCTGGCAGCACTTCTTCAAGACCGATGTACGTGCCGATGTCGAGGCGCGTTGCCGGGCTGCGGGCATTGAATGGACCTGGCTGGACAACGATGAACTGCAAATCCGCACACCGTGCCCGGCGATCATCCGGCACCCGGTGACGGGGGAAAAAACCTTCTTCAACCAGGTTCAACTGCATCACATCTTCTGCCTGGACCCGGATGTCCGCGAGGACTTGCTCGCATTGTTCGGTGAGCAGCGCATGCCGCGTCACGTGTACTACGGCGATGGTTCGCCGATTGAAGACGAAGTCATGGCGCTGGTGGGCGAGTTGTACGAGGCCTGCGCGGTGCGGTTCGACTGGCAAAAGGGCGACGTGATCCTGCTCGACAACATGTTGGCTGCCCACGCTCGCGACCCCTTCGAAGGGCCGCGCAAGATTGTCGTGGCGATGGGTGAAATGATTGAACGAAGCGCGCTGCAAGCCGCGCACAGCGAGACCGCAAAGGAAGAGGCCGGAGCATGA
- a CDS encoding type II toxin-antitoxin system HicA family toxin yields MSKNEKLLAKLLNEHMAFTWPELVTLLRRLGYTQIEGAGSRVKFDIGDPSAMITLHRPHPGNELKHYIRRQIIEQLKSGELIQ; encoded by the coding sequence GTGTCCAAAAATGAAAAGCTGCTCGCCAAACTGCTCAATGAGCACATGGCATTTACCTGGCCCGAGCTCGTCACACTGTTACGACGGCTCGGATACACACAGATTGAAGGGGCCGGAAGCCGGGTCAAATTCGACATCGGCGACCCCAGTGCAATGATCACGTTGCACAGGCCTCACCCCGGCAACGAACTGAAGCACTACATTCGTCGCCAGATCATCGAACAATTGAAATCAGGAGAACTGATTCAGTGA
- a CDS encoding type II toxin-antitoxin system HicB family antitoxin: protein MNNQLKHNGYIGSIEASLEDNCLFGKVLFIKALVSYEGKTVAELEAAFREAVDDYLATCHALGQTPEKPCKGSFNVRVGHDLHLAAALAATRKKVTLNDLTRQALSEFLQHHYPEPCPAIG from the coding sequence GTGAACAACCAACTGAAACACAATGGCTATATCGGCTCTATCGAAGCCAGCCTTGAAGACAACTGCCTGTTTGGCAAGGTCCTGTTCATCAAGGCATTAGTGAGCTACGAAGGTAAAACCGTCGCAGAACTGGAAGCCGCCTTCCGTGAAGCGGTGGACGATTACCTCGCGACCTGCCATGCCCTCGGGCAAACGCCGGAGAAACCTTGCAAAGGTTCATTCAACGTGCGCGTCGGGCATGACCTGCACTTGGCAGCAGCCCTGGCAGCAACCCGTAAGAAAGTGACGTTGAATGATCTGACGCGCCAAGCGTTGAGCGAGTTTCTACAACATCACTATCCAGAGCCATGCCCGGCGATAGGCTGA